Proteins found in one Aneurinibacillus uraniidurans genomic segment:
- a CDS encoding SAVED domain-containing protein yields MNISYELALTIIFFILLIGGIFFVKHMINMQSEQAVADFIMTVGIELIVTSFGTFDDKVFAFLSHNEVQNNLVQLGTGGVLFLIGLFLMFHVKNKMYIMNINGMFHQRKIENHHKDVGMNSFQFKEKEIDFVRQYGRGVNEHISNDIVEEIEQKVNAFKMESKDKKRGYTGVASIPFVMMAGKFFERERMDEYFEYNKFEQTYYQLIKKPFRKSYPQLTTQVQDPFASIDASTCDEVVVAISLTAQISDEQLSQFNCPCIHLAVSGSTDNLIIYKEQLQEYVNTAYNLLMKVDRKLPKLQNIHLVISGQSCFAFELGKLIDDNRMKAIVNYQYNVQSTPKYPWGIVLNGQRKGQFILFG; encoded by the coding sequence ATGAATATAAGCTATGAATTAGCATTGACTATTATTTTTTTCATACTACTTATCGGTGGGATATTTTTCGTCAAGCACATGATAAATATGCAAAGTGAGCAAGCGGTGGCAGACTTCATTATGACGGTTGGTATTGAACTGATTGTCACTTCATTTGGAACGTTTGATGATAAAGTGTTTGCATTTTTAAGCCATAATGAAGTGCAAAATAATCTCGTTCAATTGGGGACAGGAGGTGTGCTTTTCCTTATTGGTTTGTTTTTGATGTTCCATGTTAAGAACAAGATGTACATCATGAACATTAACGGAATGTTTCACCAACGAAAAATTGAAAACCATCACAAGGATGTCGGCATGAATTCATTTCAGTTCAAAGAAAAAGAAATCGATTTTGTTCGACAATATGGACGAGGTGTGAATGAACACATATCAAATGATATTGTCGAAGAAATTGAGCAGAAGGTTAATGCTTTCAAGATGGAGAGCAAGGACAAGAAACGTGGGTATACAGGTGTTGCATCGATTCCATTTGTGATGATGGCTGGAAAATTTTTCGAACGGGAGCGTATGGATGAATACTTCGAATACAACAAGTTTGAGCAGACGTACTATCAGCTTATTAAAAAGCCATTCAGGAAAAGTTATCCCCAATTAACGACACAGGTTCAGGATCCGTTTGCTTCAATCGATGCTTCTACTTGCGACGAAGTTGTAGTAGCAATTAGTCTCACTGCACAAATTTCAGACGAGCAGTTGTCGCAATTTAACTGTCCTTGCATCCATCTTGCTGTTTCTGGATCAACAGACAACCTCATCATATACAAAGAACAGTTGCAGGAATATGTGAATACTGCCTACAATTTGCTAATGAAAGTGGATCGAAAATTACCAAAACTCCAAAATATTCATCTCGTCATATCAGGTCAAAGTTGTTTTGCTTTTGAATTGGGCAAGTTGATTGACGATAATCGCATGAAAGCCATTGTCAACTATCAATACAACGTTCAATCAACGCCAAAATATCCGTGGGGGATTGTTCTAAACGGTCAAAGGAAAGGGCAATTTATCTTATTTGGATGA
- the glnA gene encoding type I glutamate--ammonia ligase gives MAKYTKDDIYRLVEEENVKYIRLQFTDLLGTIKNVEIPSSQLEKALDNKMMFDGSSIEGFVRIEESDMYLYPDINTFVVFPWITEGGKVARFICDVFTPDGKPFMGDPRQVLKASLKRAGELGYDQFNIGPEPEFFLFKLDEKGQPTTELNDQGGYFDFAPLDLGENCRRDIVLTLEQMGFHMEASHHEVAPGQHEIDFKYADAVEAADQIQTFKLVVKTIARKHGLHATFMPKPLFGINGSGMHCNLSLFAKGKNVFEDPSTELGLSETAMHFLAGIIKHARGFAAITNPTVNSYKRLVPGYEAPCYVAWSAKNRSPLVRIPASRGLSTRIEVRNPDPAANPYLALAVLLASGLDGVENKLPAPASVDRNIYVMNEAEREEAGIASLPATLKEAIQELLKDEVVCAAIGEHALEHFVEAKEIEWDMFRTTVHAWEREQYMNY, from the coding sequence ATGGCAAAGTACACAAAAGATGACATCTATCGTTTGGTTGAAGAAGAAAATGTAAAATACATTCGTCTTCAATTCACAGATTTGCTCGGTACAATCAAGAATGTTGAGATTCCGTCAAGCCAGCTGGAAAAAGCACTGGATAACAAAATGATGTTTGACGGTTCTTCAATTGAAGGTTTCGTTCGCATTGAAGAATCTGATATGTACCTGTATCCAGACATCAACACATTCGTGGTATTCCCATGGATTACAGAAGGTGGAAAAGTTGCTCGCTTTATCTGTGATGTATTCACACCGGATGGCAAACCATTCATGGGTGACCCGCGTCAAGTTCTGAAAGCTTCCCTCAAAAGAGCAGGAGAACTCGGTTACGATCAGTTCAACATTGGACCAGAGCCAGAATTCTTCCTCTTCAAACTGGATGAAAAAGGCCAGCCGACTACAGAACTGAACGACCAAGGTGGATATTTTGACTTCGCACCACTTGACCTCGGTGAGAACTGCCGTCGTGATATCGTACTGACGCTTGAGCAAATGGGATTCCATATGGAAGCATCTCACCATGAAGTAGCACCAGGTCAGCACGAAATTGACTTCAAATATGCGGATGCAGTAGAAGCAGCTGACCAGATCCAAACATTCAAACTTGTTGTTAAAACAATTGCACGCAAACACGGTCTGCATGCAACGTTCATGCCGAAACCGTTGTTCGGTATTAATGGTTCCGGTATGCACTGCAACCTCTCCCTCTTCGCTAAGGGCAAAAACGTATTCGAAGATCCGTCTACTGAGCTTGGCTTGAGTGAAACAGCGATGCACTTCCTGGCTGGTATTATCAAGCACGCTCGTGGATTTGCAGCGATCACGAATCCGACTGTAAACTCCTACAAGCGTCTTGTACCGGGCTATGAAGCTCCGTGCTACGTGGCATGGTCTGCGAAAAACCGCAGCCCGCTTGTCCGAATCCCGGCTTCCCGTGGCCTGAGCACTCGTATTGAAGTTCGTAATCCGGACCCGGCTGCGAACCCGTACCTCGCACTGGCTGTTCTGCTTGCTTCAGGTCTTGACGGCGTAGAGAACAAACTGCCAGCTCCGGCATCAGTTGACCGCAACATCTATGTTATGAACGAAGCAGAACGTGAAGAGGCTGGTATCGCAAGTCTGCCAGCTACGCTGAAAGAAGCGATTCAAGAGCTGCTGAAAGATGAAGTAGTATGTGCAGCAATTGGTGAACATGCGCTTGAGCACTTTGTAGAAGCGAAAGAAATCGAGTGGGATATGTTCCGCACAACTGTTCACGCATGGGAGCGCGAGCAGTACATGAATTACTAA
- a CDS encoding MerR family transcriptional regulator gives MNDELRRNMALFPIGIVMQLTELTARQIRYYEQQELIEPARTKGNQRLFSFNDVDRLLEIKSLLEKGLNIAGIKQVLAMKETGMSDATIINEKTEEKRKELTNRQLRELLKQQMITHANRPGHTPLNRGELSRFFH, from the coding sequence ATGAACGATGAGCTTCGCCGCAATATGGCTCTTTTTCCGATCGGGATCGTAATGCAGCTTACAGAGCTTACGGCCCGGCAGATTCGATATTACGAACAGCAAGAATTAATAGAGCCTGCGCGCACTAAGGGTAATCAGCGATTGTTTTCCTTTAATGATGTAGACCGCTTGCTAGAGATTAAATCCCTGCTTGAGAAAGGGCTCAATATTGCAGGCATCAAACAGGTGCTAGCAATGAAGGAAACGGGCATGTCTGATGCGACGATCATCAATGAGAAGACAGAAGAGAAGCGCAAGGAATTGACGAACCGTCAGTTGCGCGAGCTGTTAAAGCAGCAGATGATTACACATGCGAACCGACCTGGGCACACACCGCTTAACCGGGGGGAGCTATCCCGCTTCTTCCATTAA
- a CDS encoding aminotransferase class I/II-fold pyridoxal phosphate-dependent enzyme has protein sequence MFSYLPHGEALSPYVAQVEEMIQPRLREIEKMADFNQFKVLKAFQKHQVSDFHFAPSTGYGYDDMGRETLEKVYATVFGGEAALVRSHILSGTHAIAIALFGLLRPNDELIYITGAPYDTLEEIVGVRGTGKGSLKEYGVGYQSIPLLATGEIDREAIAHAITDRTKVIGIQRSRGYADRPSFTVSQIEEMIEFVKGIRSDLIVFVDNCYGEFTEAREPLEAGADIMAGSLIKNPGGGLAKSGGYIVGRADLVEMASYRMTAPGIGAEVGSTLYGTLEMFQGFFLAPHVVGEALKGAVFTAGMLEVLGFKTNPRWDAPRTDLIQSVEFGTAEGLIAFCQGIQKASPVDSHVVPQPGAMPGYLDPVIMAAGTFIQGASIELSADGPVRPPYLGFVQGGLTASHVKVGVLTALNEMIEKRLCKI, from the coding sequence GTGTTTTCGTATTTACCACACGGGGAAGCATTGTCCCCTTACGTTGCGCAGGTCGAAGAGATGATTCAGCCGCGCTTGCGCGAAATTGAGAAAATGGCTGATTTTAACCAATTCAAAGTATTGAAAGCGTTCCAAAAGCATCAAGTCAGTGACTTTCATTTTGCACCATCGACAGGCTACGGCTATGACGATATGGGACGGGAAACACTTGAAAAAGTATACGCCACCGTATTCGGTGGGGAAGCCGCCCTTGTACGCAGCCATATCCTGAGTGGTACTCACGCCATTGCGATTGCGCTGTTCGGTCTTTTGCGTCCGAATGATGAACTGATCTACATCACAGGTGCGCCGTATGACACGCTTGAAGAAATTGTTGGTGTTCGCGGTACAGGCAAAGGCTCTCTCAAAGAGTACGGTGTAGGCTATCAATCCATTCCGCTATTGGCAACTGGAGAAATCGACCGGGAAGCGATTGCGCACGCGATCACAGACCGCACAAAAGTAATCGGTATTCAGCGTTCGCGCGGCTATGCGGATCGCCCATCGTTTACCGTATCCCAAATCGAAGAGATGATCGAATTCGTTAAAGGCATTCGTTCGGACCTGATTGTATTCGTCGATAACTGTTACGGCGAGTTCACGGAAGCTCGTGAACCGCTCGAAGCGGGTGCTGACATTATGGCGGGTTCCCTCATTAAGAACCCAGGTGGCGGCCTGGCGAAAAGCGGTGGCTACATCGTTGGGCGTGCTGACTTAGTTGAGATGGCATCCTATCGCATGACCGCTCCGGGAATTGGAGCAGAAGTTGGCTCGACTCTGTACGGCACGCTGGAGATGTTCCAAGGATTTTTCTTAGCACCTCATGTTGTTGGAGAAGCGCTGAAAGGCGCGGTATTCACAGCTGGTATGCTGGAGGTTCTTGGATTTAAAACGAATCCGCGCTGGGATGCGCCGCGTACCGATCTGATTCAATCCGTTGAGTTTGGTACAGCAGAAGGGTTGATTGCTTTTTGTCAGGGCATTCAGAAAGCATCTCCGGTTGATTCACATGTTGTTCCGCAGCCTGGTGCTATGCCAGGTTACTTGGACCCGGTTATTATGGCTGCCGGTACGTTCATTCAAGGGGCAAGCATCGAACTGTCGGCAGATGGTCCCGTACGCCCGCCATATCTTGGCTTTGTTCAGGGGGGCTTAACAGCTTCTCATGTCAAAGTAGGAGTATTAACGGCACTGAATGAGATGATTGAGAAAAGATTGTGTAAAATCTAA
- the hflX gene encoding GTPase HflX — translation MSYFPPTFGKIRRKRRAFAIHIVDEQKTERAVLVGYYKKGSDERRFALSMDELEELTQTAQAEVAGVLTQGRDYVDARLYIGKGKVDELNRMVEQLEADLVIFNDELTPMQVRNLEGVIPCKVIDRTQLILDIFAQRARSREGKLQVELAQLNYRLPRLTGKGAELSRLGAGIGTRGPGETKLESDRRHIRRRISEIEAHLDEVKRHRQLHRERRKKNDVFQVALVGYTNAGKSTVLNRLTDAGVLEENQLFATLDPTARRVTLPGGEDIVVTDTVGFIQDLPHQLVAAFRSTLEEAAEADLIIQVVDASHPEAGIHMEVVDEVLGELDALSIPRLTLFNKMDQVSERPVLPTSGEAMYVSAYRKEDMSRLLVKIEEEINKQHSRYVLRIPIARGDLHALLHRHMHVLKEEVSEDGMHYHMEVRGSNLGQVSRELSHYII, via the coding sequence TTGTCGTATTTTCCCCCCACATTTGGTAAGATAAGAAGGAAAAGGAGGGCGTTCGCCATACATATTGTTGATGAACAAAAAACAGAGCGTGCCGTTCTGGTTGGATATTATAAGAAGGGCAGTGATGAACGTCGGTTTGCCCTATCGATGGATGAACTTGAAGAACTGACGCAAACCGCGCAGGCTGAAGTGGCCGGTGTGCTAACGCAGGGGCGGGATTATGTCGATGCACGCCTGTACATCGGAAAAGGGAAAGTGGATGAGCTGAATCGGATGGTCGAGCAGCTTGAGGCAGATTTGGTCATTTTCAATGATGAACTAACCCCGATGCAGGTGCGCAATCTCGAAGGTGTCATTCCGTGCAAGGTCATTGATCGCACCCAGCTTATTCTGGACATTTTTGCCCAGCGTGCTCGTTCGCGGGAAGGCAAGCTGCAGGTGGAACTGGCTCAACTGAATTACCGCCTGCCGCGCTTGACCGGTAAAGGGGCCGAACTGTCTCGTCTCGGTGCGGGAATCGGGACGCGTGGACCGGGGGAGACGAAGCTTGAGAGCGACCGCCGTCACATCCGCCGCCGCATCAGTGAAATTGAAGCGCATCTCGATGAAGTAAAACGCCATCGTCAGCTGCACCGGGAACGTCGGAAGAAAAACGATGTATTTCAGGTGGCGCTTGTCGGCTATACAAATGCAGGGAAATCAACGGTTCTCAATCGCCTGACGGATGCCGGTGTACTCGAAGAGAACCAGCTATTCGCCACACTTGACCCGACTGCGCGTCGAGTGACGCTTCCGGGTGGAGAGGACATTGTCGTAACTGATACCGTTGGTTTCATTCAAGACTTGCCGCATCAGCTCGTTGCTGCATTCCGCTCGACACTGGAAGAAGCAGCCGAGGCAGACCTCATCATTCAAGTTGTGGATGCCTCGCATCCAGAGGCGGGGATTCATATGGAAGTTGTGGACGAAGTGCTAGGTGAGCTCGATGCACTTTCCATTCCGCGTCTTACATTGTTTAACAAGATGGATCAAGTATCCGAGCGTCCGGTGCTGCCGACGTCCGGGGAGGCGATGTATGTATCCGCTTATCGCAAGGAAGACATGAGTCGTCTGCTTGTCAAAATCGAAGAAGAGATTAATAAGCAGCATAGCCGGTATGTGCTGCGTATCCCGATTGCACGGGGTGATTTGCACGCTCTCTTGCATCGTCACATGCACGTGCTGAAAGAAGAAGTAAGCGAAGACGGCATGCATTATCATATGGAAGTTCGCGGAAGTAATCTTGGACAAGTATCCCGTGAACTGTCGCACTATATTATCTAG
- a CDS encoding DUF1572 domain-containing protein, whose product MSIQNEYLECVIANFKSIKDLGEKIISQLDIEELHWSPTSESNSIAIIIKHISGNMISRWTDFLTTDGEKPNRNRDNEFEEGYSTKKALLQAWEDGWGILFATLHSLTEDDLLKTIYIRGEAHSVIKAIQRQVSHYSYHIGQIVYIGKQIKNENWSSLSVPKGKSLEYLEDMLKQHKQK is encoded by the coding sequence ATGAGCATTCAAAATGAATACTTAGAATGTGTCATTGCTAACTTCAAAAGTATCAAGGATTTAGGGGAGAAAATCATTTCTCAGTTGGACATCGAAGAATTACATTGGTCTCCGACGAGCGAGTCAAACAGTATCGCTATTATCATTAAACATATCAGTGGAAATATGATTTCAAGATGGACGGACTTCCTAACAACAGATGGTGAAAAGCCTAATAGAAACCGAGATAATGAATTTGAAGAAGGATACTCCACCAAAAAAGCTCTTCTTCAAGCGTGGGAGGATGGATGGGGGATTCTCTTTGCTACCTTGCACAGCCTAACAGAGGATGATCTGTTAAAAACAATTTATATTCGTGGCGAAGCTCACTCTGTTATAAAAGCTATACAAAGGCAGGTTTCCCACTATTCATACCACATTGGGCAAATCGTTTACATTGGTAAGCAAATTAAAAATGAAAACTGGTCTTCTTTAAGTGTTCCTAAAGGAAAGTCTCTAGAATACTTAGAAGATATGCTTAAACAACATAAACAAAAATGA
- a CDS encoding SIMPL domain-containing protein, whose protein sequence is MNQKKLGKALLCVPLLSAWLLTYTPASAHAESTTAVAHTITVTGKGEIRVKPDTAYIQLGLTTTGKTAREAQQKNATEFQNIRKTLAAFKIAEADIQTVRYSTSPDYSWDNNKQTLKGYQVEQIISIKYRDLNRVGELLDQATAAGANRIDNVTFTSEKLDTYRMDATDRAIDNARLKADRMAARAGVKINTVLAISDGSTPSVIYPLRDTISVGSSMKSPAESSSQLSPGELVIEDYVTVTYGY, encoded by the coding sequence ATGAACCAGAAAAAATTAGGAAAAGCGCTGCTATGCGTGCCACTTCTCAGCGCCTGGCTGCTCACTTACACACCAGCTTCTGCACACGCGGAATCGACTACTGCCGTAGCACACACGATCACAGTAACAGGTAAAGGAGAAATTCGCGTTAAGCCAGATACTGCTTATATTCAACTCGGACTTACCACTACCGGAAAAACAGCACGGGAAGCCCAGCAAAAAAATGCAACTGAGTTCCAAAACATCCGCAAGACATTAGCAGCATTCAAAATTGCAGAAGCAGACATTCAAACTGTTCGTTATTCCACCTCCCCTGATTACTCGTGGGACAACAACAAACAAACGTTAAAAGGATATCAGGTAGAACAAATCATTTCCATCAAATACCGGGATCTAAATCGCGTCGGAGAACTGCTTGATCAGGCTACTGCGGCAGGTGCGAACCGGATTGACAATGTGACATTTACATCAGAGAAGCTCGATACGTACCGCATGGATGCGACCGACCGAGCAATTGACAATGCTCGACTGAAAGCAGACCGCATGGCAGCCCGTGCCGGGGTCAAAATCAATACAGTCCTTGCGATCAGCGATGGCTCCACGCCATCGGTCATATATCCTCTCCGAGACACAATAAGTGTGGGGTCTAGTATGAAAAGTCCAGCTGAATCATCCAGCCAGCTATCACCAGGCGAGCTTGTTATCGAAGACTACGTTACCGTTACATACGGCTACTAA
- a CDS encoding chemotaxis protein yields the protein MDDKKGILLESGTNELEIIEFGIGGDTFGINVIKVREVINPVPVTRTPKIHPHVMGIIQLRGEVLSVINLAQALGYPPSDHPEQDKLIIAELNQMKVAFYVHSVSRIHRISWEQIEKPSELARGVENSTTGVVKMGERFILLLDFEKIVVDISPESGINVGQLKELGERNKSTKRILLAEDSAILRKLIEETLHEAGYVHIEICQDGNEAWNYLEHVVRTGDEVTDHVSLVITDIEMPKMDGHHLTKRIKEHKDLRKLPVVIFSSLITDDLRHKGEQVGANAQVSKPEIVHLVKVIDKLIL from the coding sequence ATTGATGATAAAAAAGGAATTTTGCTGGAGAGCGGTACGAATGAACTGGAAATTATTGAATTTGGTATCGGAGGAGATACCTTTGGTATTAATGTTATTAAAGTACGCGAAGTTATCAATCCAGTTCCGGTAACGCGCACGCCAAAAATTCATCCGCATGTCATGGGGATTATTCAACTGCGTGGGGAAGTGCTATCTGTTATTAACCTAGCACAGGCACTTGGATATCCGCCATCTGATCACCCGGAGCAGGATAAGCTTATTATCGCTGAGCTCAATCAGATGAAGGTGGCATTCTACGTCCATTCCGTATCGCGTATTCATCGTATTTCGTGGGAACAAATTGAGAAGCCGTCAGAGCTTGCACGCGGTGTAGAAAACAGCACAACGGGTGTTGTGAAAATGGGCGAACGGTTTATTCTGCTGCTCGATTTTGAGAAAATCGTGGTAGATATTAGTCCAGAGTCCGGCATCAATGTTGGTCAGTTGAAAGAATTAGGGGAACGTAATAAGAGTACGAAGCGTATTTTACTTGCGGAAGATTCTGCGATTTTGCGCAAATTAATTGAAGAAACGTTGCATGAAGCCGGGTATGTACATATTGAGATTTGTCAGGATGGGAATGAGGCGTGGAATTATCTCGAGCATGTTGTGCGTACAGGTGATGAAGTGACTGATCATGTGAGCCTTGTGATTACCGACATTGAGATGCCGAAGATGGATGGTCATCATTTGACAAAACGAATTAAAGAGCATAAGGACTTGCGCAAGCTTCCGGTTGTTATTTTCTCCTCGCTTATTACAGATGACCTGCGACATAAGGGGGAACAAGTCGGTGCAAATGCTCAGGTGAGCAAGCCGGAGATTGTGCATCTAGTGAAAGTAATTGACAAGCTTATTCTGTAA
- a CDS encoding AAA family ATPase — MKATGHISGNQIKVVFRNETQPARNREQIISSRMEKSLENESGALKELESLVGLEEVKKLVYEIYAFLTIRKLREEQGLHNAPHMFHMLFRGNPGTGKTTVARILGKLFKDMGILEKGHLVEVERADLVGEYIGHTASRTRDVIKKAIGGVLFIDEAYSLVRGGEKDFGKECIDTLIKSLEDDRKQLIVILAGYNEEMDTFLSSNPGLPSRFPIQLDFPDYTLNQLLDIADTMCDEQAYYLASDSRYLLRRMLARERENGKNHFSNARYVRNVIEKAIRQQAIRIVTDHAALQVDKEVLMELKAEDFEQE, encoded by the coding sequence ATGAAAGCGACAGGACACATAAGTGGTAATCAGATTAAAGTTGTATTCCGCAATGAAACGCAGCCTGCCCGCAACCGGGAGCAAATCATAAGTTCACGCATGGAAAAATCGCTCGAAAATGAATCAGGTGCGTTAAAAGAGCTGGAGAGTCTTGTTGGCCTCGAAGAAGTGAAAAAGCTCGTGTACGAAATTTATGCATTCTTAACGATCCGTAAGCTCCGGGAAGAGCAGGGACTGCATAATGCACCTCATATGTTTCATATGTTGTTTCGTGGAAATCCGGGAACCGGTAAAACAACCGTAGCCCGCATTCTCGGTAAGCTGTTCAAAGACATGGGCATTCTCGAAAAAGGTCACCTGGTGGAAGTGGAGCGGGCTGATCTTGTCGGGGAATATATTGGACATACAGCTTCGAGAACACGGGACGTGATCAAAAAAGCGATCGGCGGTGTTTTGTTTATTGATGAAGCGTATTCACTTGTACGAGGCGGAGAGAAAGACTTTGGTAAAGAGTGTATTGATACATTAATTAAAAGTCTCGAGGATGACCGGAAACAGTTGATTGTGATTTTAGCCGGTTATAACGAGGAAATGGATACGTTTTTATCATCGAATCCAGGCCTGCCTTCCCGCTTTCCGATTCAGCTTGATTTTCCAGATTATACACTGAACCAGCTTTTAGACATTGCCGATACAATGTGTGACGAACAAGCATATTATCTAGCAAGTGATTCGCGATACCTACTGCGCCGGATGCTTGCCCGCGAACGGGAAAATGGGAAAAATCATTTTAGTAACGCCCGCTACGTGCGCAATGTGATCGAAAAAGCGATTCGCCAGCAGGCGATTCGCATTGTTACCGATCATGCGGCTCTACAGGTAGATAAAGAGGTGCTGATGGAGTTAAAAGCCGAAGACTTTGAACAGGAGTAA
- a CDS encoding CAP domain-containing protein, with product MKKWIAASVLCTSLLGFNMAATEAATTCPNSGQAEKFTVVKGLTSYNNADLQALLSQYFKNCKFVSTVQPTTGVKPAQPTVTTPPKQPTTPTNNQPSQPATKPTTPAAPVQGLTADEQQMLDLVNKERTQRGLAPLKANLELTKLARLKAQDMIDKNYFSHQSPTYGSPFDMMNRFGVSYRTAGENIAGNSSVTAAHTALMNSAGHRANILNTAYTEVGIGIVKGGPYGEMFVQMFKG from the coding sequence ATGAAAAAATGGATCGCAGCATCTGTACTGTGCACATCCTTACTCGGGTTCAACATGGCAGCTACAGAAGCAGCCACTACATGCCCAAACTCAGGTCAGGCAGAAAAGTTTACTGTAGTAAAAGGTCTGACATCATACAATAACGCTGATTTACAAGCGCTATTGAGCCAATATTTCAAGAATTGCAAATTCGTAAGCACTGTTCAGCCGACTACAGGTGTAAAACCAGCTCAACCAACTGTAACTACACCGCCGAAACAGCCGACTACACCGACAAATAATCAACCAAGTCAACCAGCAACTAAGCCGACTACACCAGCTGCTCCCGTGCAAGGACTGACAGCTGATGAGCAGCAAATGCTTGATCTTGTCAATAAGGAGCGCACGCAGCGCGGACTTGCTCCGCTCAAAGCTAATCTCGAATTAACAAAGCTTGCGCGTTTAAAAGCACAAGATATGATCGATAAAAACTATTTCAGCCACCAGTCTCCGACATACGGCTCACCATTCGATATGATGAACCGTTTTGGAGTCTCCTACCGTACTGCTGGTGAAAACATTGCCGGTAACTCCTCTGTTACAGCAGCACACACAGCACTGATGAATTCAGCAGGACACCGTGCGAACATCCTGAACACCGCTTACACAGAAGTAGGTATCGGGATTGTGAAGGGCGGACCGTACGGCGAAATGTTTGTGCAAATGTTTAAAGGCTAA
- a CDS encoding efflux RND transporter periplasmic adaptor subunit has translation MRKTVIGMTITSLVLTSTLLAGCGKSDQPATAPQAKTVPVEVMTAKQGTLDKGRVLTGTAQPLQQANIVPKVSAKVTSIQVKVGQKVSAGDVLFRLDDKDLRNAVAQAQQTVALSRASLAQAQLQQRNGIDSAQTGVNQANNGLSQANAAYEQAKNSLEQAAAGITRAQQGYNDAKTNADRTAMLFQQGAVTKQNLEQAQTQLKNAEIALKEAQISKQNADASRRSAEQSRKNAQSSMQTAQDQVSNAKRGEAIEVSRQQLNQAELNLKIAQDNLNNAVVTAPISGTIGAINGEVGDFSSPQSPFMILANLETAKAVINVPENMINLFAMGQAVNIDIPSVKLQRSGKVASISPINQQSKGYPVTIEVPNQDGKIKGGMILQVSVLTPDTKQGIVVPTTALLSADGKSYVYVAQGDKPVRKTITIVEQNSDQSLVNGLAAGDQVVVKGQSLISDDAKLSVKKSQ, from the coding sequence ATGCGTAAAACAGTAATTGGAATGACGATTACAAGTCTGGTGCTGACAAGCACTCTTTTGGCGGGCTGTGGAAAAAGCGATCAACCAGCTACGGCACCGCAAGCCAAGACTGTACCGGTTGAGGTAATGACAGCTAAGCAAGGTACACTAGATAAAGGGCGGGTTCTGACAGGAACCGCCCAGCCGCTTCAGCAGGCGAACATTGTGCCAAAAGTGAGCGCGAAAGTGACGTCCATTCAGGTGAAAGTTGGACAAAAAGTAAGTGCCGGAGACGTGTTGTTCCGGCTTGATGATAAAGATTTGCGCAATGCCGTTGCCCAGGCCCAACAAACTGTGGCGCTCTCTCGCGCCTCACTCGCTCAGGCACAGCTGCAGCAGCGGAATGGGATCGATTCTGCGCAGACCGGCGTGAATCAGGCGAATAATGGTCTGTCTCAGGCAAATGCAGCGTATGAGCAGGCTAAGAATAGTCTAGAACAGGCAGCGGCCGGGATTACGCGTGCCCAGCAGGGGTATAATGATGCGAAGACAAACGCTGACCGAACAGCTATGTTATTCCAGCAAGGCGCTGTGACAAAGCAAAATCTTGAGCAGGCACAAACACAGCTGAAGAATGCAGAGATTGCCTTAAAAGAGGCACAAATTTCGAAGCAGAATGCGGATGCATCGCGCCGCAGCGCTGAGCAATCACGTAAAAATGCGCAATCCTCTATGCAAACGGCGCAAGATCAAGTAAGCAACGCCAAACGGGGAGAAGCAATTGAAGTATCTCGTCAGCAGTTGAATCAGGCAGAACTGAATTTGAAGATTGCGCAGGATAATTTGAACAATGCAGTCGTTACCGCCCCGATTTCCGGGACGATTGGCGCAATTAACGGGGAAGTCGGTGACTTCTCTTCGCCGCAAAGTCCGTTCATGATTTTAGCTAATCTTGAGACAGCAAAAGCGGTTATTAACGTACCGGAAAATATGATCAATCTGTTTGCGATGGGACAAGCCGTAAACATTGACATTCCGTCGGTTAAGCTGCAGCGATCTGGTAAAGTAGCTAGCATCAGCCCGATTAATCAGCAGTCCAAAGGGTATCCGGTTACGATCGAAGTGCCGAATCAAGACGGCAAAATTAAAGGCGGTATGATTCTGCAGGTAAGTGTACTGACACCGGATACGAAACAGGGCATTGTTGTTCCGACGACAGCGCTTCTATCAGCGGATGGTAAGTCTTACGTGTATGTTGCACAGGGCGATAAGCCAGTGCGCAAAACGATCACGATTGTAGAGCAGAACAGTGACCAATCGCTTGTTAATGGTCTGGCAGCAGGCGATCAAGTAGTAGTAAAAGGACAGTCACTTATTTCAGATGATGCAAAACTTTCGGTTAAGAAATCACAGTAA